In the Armatimonadota bacterium genome, CACCGCCGTGGTCAGCAGCACCGCCTTGGAGTGGAAGGACAGCCGCCGCGCCAGCAGGTCGAAGTGCACCACGAAGCCCAGGCCGCCGGCCACGACGAGCGCGGCCACCACCAGCGAGACGACGGGATCGGCGACATATGCCGTGAGGCTCCGGAAGCCGCCCATCAGGTCGAAGCCCGCGTTGTTGAAGGCGGACACGCTGTGGAACAGCCCGAGGTAGGCCGCCCGCCCCAGGGACGTCTCGGCGGCGAAGCGCAGGGTCAACAGGACGGCCCCGACGGCCTCGACCGCCAGGGCGAGGACCACGATGCGGCGCGTGAACCGGACGACCCCGCCCACCTGGTAGAGCCCGTGGGCCTCGGTGAGGATGATCCGCTCCCGCAGCCCGATACGCCAGCCCAGCAGCAGCGCCAGCAGGGCCCACGAGGTCATGTACCCGAAGCCACCGATCTGGATCAGCGCCAGGATGACCAGCTCGCCGAAGGTCGAGTAGTGGTCGGCGGTGTCCACGACCACGAGGCCGGTCACGCACACGGCGGAGTTGGCGGTGAACAGCGCCGTGAAGAAGGGCGTGGGGCGCCCGTCCTCGGACGCGATGGGCAGGCTCAACAGCACGCCGCCCAGCACGATGACGCTGGCGAAGCCGACCAGGAGCGACTGTGCGGGGCTCAGCGTCAGACGCAGCGCCCGCGACGGTCGCGGGACTGCCAGCGAACGCGCCATCGGCCGGGTCGCGGGACGCCACGGGCGCCCCGGGAACCGCTATCCCCCCAGGTGGGCCTTCGCCTGGGCGACCAGGGCGTCGAACGCCGCCTTGTCGCGCACCGCCAGATCGGCGAGGATCTTCCGATCGACGGCCACCCCGGCGC is a window encoding:
- a CDS encoding potassium transporter TrkG, whose product is MARSLAVPRPSRALRLTLSPAQSLLVGFASVIVLGGVLLSLPIASEDGRPTPFFTALFTANSAVCVTGLVVVDTADHYSTFGELVILALIQIGGFGYMTSWALLALLLGWRIGLRERIILTEAHGLYQVGGVVRFTRRIVVLALAVEAVGAVLLTLRFAAETSLGRAAYLGLFHSVSAFNNAGFDLMGGFRSLTAYVADPVVSLVVAALVVAGGLGFVVHFDLLARRLSFHSKAVLLTTAVLIGGGTLAILALEHANPRTLGTLPWPGRVLAAVFQAVTPRTAGFSTVEVGALTQPTLMLLVALMFIGASPGGTGGGIKTTTFLVPLAVIVSTIRGSPDPVLFRRRLPTFVINKAVTLALLGVAFVFTMAVVLTRVEGADLLPSLFEVTSAFGTVGLSTGLTPHLSPLGRAIIMVTMFTGRVGLLTLAFGLTRRERPVRIRYPEERLYVG